The Arthrobacter sp. V1I7 genome includes a region encoding these proteins:
- a CDS encoding class I adenylate-forming enzyme family protein, producing the protein MSTLTNDRYSVGPVPWSPGQMPPDCATLPELLDFQAAENPDAPALVAGDSRYSYRQLADKSATFAAVLSGLGVRSDSHVALLAPNIAEWVISAYGTLRLGVRLDTFNTWVRSWDLQHLLEASGTEVLIMVGAVRSSDMLGELRELVPELWSTEPGQLSCANFPSLKHVIVIGDELKGSTFPSGALRFNELMQQAEGATPPPCVAVGSAPALVLYTSGTTEHPKAVPLKHRHMIENAFAIGTRMGLSSEDRVWLSSPLFWSFGGANAAMATMTHGACLVLQERFSPHEAAKVLAAEQCTAAYLLPSIALALVDEAGSRVREISSLRTGLIIGRPEEVERAMVELNIPELCNIYGSTEVYGNCCVTPHTLPRADRIISQGPPLQGVEIRVVDLQKGNSLALGIPGEVQVRGRVTDGYLGNPEATRAALTEDGWYRTGDTGLIRLDGTIQFIGRHTDMIKTSGINVSPSEVEGFIATHPAVAEVAVVGAPHPARGEVAVAFVVLTPGLNTSGDELREYCKKSLAGFKVPWTVQVIDEISRTPTGKMMRKDLREPAAKVVDSLMNV; encoded by the coding sequence TTGAGCACTCTGACCAATGACCGCTACTCAGTCGGGCCGGTACCTTGGTCTCCAGGACAGATGCCTCCGGATTGTGCGACGCTGCCCGAACTTCTGGACTTCCAAGCGGCAGAGAACCCGGACGCGCCTGCCCTCGTGGCCGGAGACAGCCGATATTCCTACCGGCAGCTAGCGGACAAGTCCGCGACCTTCGCAGCTGTGCTAAGCGGACTGGGCGTGCGCAGCGATTCGCATGTCGCGCTGCTGGCGCCAAACATTGCAGAATGGGTCATCTCGGCATACGGAACACTCCGGCTCGGCGTGCGGCTAGATACTTTCAATACATGGGTGCGCTCCTGGGACCTGCAGCACCTGCTGGAGGCATCGGGAACAGAGGTGCTCATCATGGTGGGGGCAGTACGTTCCAGCGACATGTTGGGCGAGCTGCGTGAGCTAGTTCCCGAATTATGGTCAACAGAACCGGGCCAGCTCTCCTGCGCAAATTTTCCTTCTCTGAAGCACGTCATCGTCATAGGCGATGAATTGAAAGGCAGCACGTTCCCCTCGGGGGCACTCCGCTTCAACGAGCTGATGCAGCAGGCAGAAGGTGCCACACCGCCTCCGTGTGTAGCCGTGGGATCAGCGCCGGCACTGGTTCTTTACACGTCGGGAACAACGGAGCATCCCAAAGCTGTACCGCTCAAGCACCGGCACATGATCGAAAACGCGTTTGCCATCGGGACGCGCATGGGGCTGTCGTCGGAGGACCGCGTCTGGCTGAGTTCTCCTCTTTTTTGGAGCTTCGGCGGGGCGAACGCTGCGATGGCCACCATGACGCACGGCGCCTGCCTCGTACTGCAAGAGCGCTTTTCACCGCATGAGGCAGCAAAGGTGCTGGCCGCTGAACAATGCACAGCAGCATATCTCCTACCCAGCATCGCCCTTGCCCTGGTTGATGAGGCTGGATCAAGGGTCCGTGAAATATCTTCCCTTCGGACAGGCCTCATAATAGGCCGTCCCGAAGAGGTGGAGCGGGCCATGGTGGAACTCAACATCCCGGAACTGTGCAATATTTATGGATCCACCGAAGTGTATGGAAATTGTTGTGTCACGCCGCACACCCTGCCGCGCGCGGACCGTATCATCAGCCAAGGCCCTCCACTGCAGGGAGTCGAGATAAGGGTTGTTGACCTCCAAAAGGGCAACAGCTTGGCGCTTGGCATCCCGGGGGAGGTGCAAGTGCGCGGACGCGTGACGGACGGCTACCTTGGTAACCCGGAAGCGACTCGGGCAGCCCTGACGGAGGACGGCTGGTACCGGACCGGCGACACCGGACTGATCCGGCTCGACGGCACGATCCAATTCATTGGCCGCCACACGGACATGATCAAGACATCCGGAATCAATGTATCTCCATCCGAAGTGGAAGGCTTCATAGCCACTCATCCGGCGGTGGCCGAAGTCGCCGTGGTGGGAGCACCGCATCCTGCCCGCGGGGAAGTAGCGGTAGCCTTTGTCGTCCTGACTCCTGGGTTAAATACTTCCGGTGATGAACTGAGGGAATACTGCAAGAAGTCCCTGGCGGGGTTCAAGGTTCCATGGACCGTTCAGGTGATCGATGAGATTTCACGGACCCCGACGGGAAAAATGATGCGGAAGGATCTGCGGGAGCCTGCGGCCAAGGTCGTGGACTCCCTAATGAACGTGTAA
- a CDS encoding Zn-ribbon domain-containing OB-fold protein: protein MTSQAVKNQSSQEQGPLFYEQTWDLSYRHALGETTSRFLHGLTEGKILGRRATDGRVLVPARSYDDRTHTATGEWVEVGTTGTIEMFTVVYEPFKGLPKPPYALAYVLLEGADTALVGYVRGLDLADKDVAARSLAIGTKMDVRFAEEPTGTAADYWFEPSSSSIN, encoded by the coding sequence ATGACCAGCCAGGCTGTAAAGAACCAGTCATCACAGGAACAAGGTCCTCTGTTTTACGAGCAGACGTGGGACCTTTCCTACCGGCATGCATTGGGGGAAACAACTTCCCGGTTCCTCCACGGACTCACCGAAGGAAAGATTTTGGGCAGGCGGGCCACTGACGGGCGCGTCCTGGTGCCGGCTCGGTCCTACGACGACCGGACCCACACTGCCACAGGGGAGTGGGTAGAGGTGGGCACGACAGGCACGATTGAAATGTTCACCGTCGTTTACGAACCCTTCAAGGGGCTCCCGAAGCCCCCGTATGCCCTGGCCTACGTGCTTCTTGAAGGAGCGGACACGGCGCTGGTCGGCTACGTTCGCGGGCTGGACCTTGCGGACAAGGATGTCGCCGCGCGTTCCCTGGCTATCGGTACCAAGATGGACGTCCGATTTGCCGAGGAGCCCACCGGCACGGCAGCGGACTACTGGTTCGAGCCTTCCAGCTCAAGCATCAACTAG
- a CDS encoding thiolase family protein produces MMNVGIAGFGQSKFVTTRTDVTFPELVKEGADLTLADAGIGIEDVDAVVYPLAPDALIGVNNGERWVIDALGATGKPFMRVNNGGATGMSAVLAAWTHIASGMFDVVLVAGADRVSESGSAQSVLNKMWDIGYERTVPLNTITMLALSAQRYMHMYDSDEVDMARVTVKNRTHAALNPHAHLRTPITVAEVLASRTLAWPIKLGDACPASTGAAGVVLVSERYAKANGLEVAWIRGIGQNSETFWMGDRVGPKTLGDHADADALASAFTTAYKQAGITNPLGQIDVAEVYAPFSSVELHVIEAAGLAEKGKSPEALAAGQFTLGSDGPIVNPSGGTQCTNPIAVTGTIRVGEAANQVRGRAGAHQVPGARIAVASAIGGDHQFYSTMVLSTDLEGI; encoded by the coding sequence ATGATGAACGTCGGAATCGCTGGCTTCGGCCAGTCGAAATTTGTCACGACCCGGACGGACGTCACGTTTCCGGAACTCGTTAAGGAAGGCGCCGACCTGACGCTGGCTGATGCCGGTATCGGCATTGAAGACGTGGACGCGGTCGTCTACCCACTGGCCCCGGACGCGCTGATCGGCGTGAACAACGGGGAACGCTGGGTCATCGACGCCCTTGGTGCCACCGGCAAGCCGTTCATGCGTGTAAACAACGGCGGTGCCACCGGCATGAGCGCTGTTTTGGCGGCTTGGACACATATTGCCTCGGGCATGTTCGACGTAGTGCTGGTGGCCGGCGCGGACAGGGTCTCCGAATCCGGATCGGCGCAATCAGTCCTCAACAAGATGTGGGACATCGGTTACGAGCGGACCGTTCCGTTGAACACCATCACGATGTTGGCGCTGTCTGCCCAGCGGTACATGCACATGTATGACAGCGACGAAGTGGACATGGCCCGCGTGACAGTTAAGAACCGGACGCACGCCGCTCTAAACCCGCATGCACACCTGCGGACTCCCATCACAGTGGCCGAGGTCCTGGCCAGCCGAACACTGGCCTGGCCGATCAAGCTCGGCGACGCCTGCCCAGCCTCGACCGGCGCGGCGGGAGTTGTCTTGGTTTCCGAGCGCTACGCCAAAGCCAATGGGCTCGAGGTCGCGTGGATCCGCGGCATCGGTCAGAACAGTGAGACGTTCTGGATGGGTGACCGCGTTGGGCCCAAGACCCTGGGCGACCACGCGGACGCTGACGCGTTGGCATCGGCCTTCACTACGGCCTATAAGCAGGCGGGCATCACCAACCCGCTTGGACAGATCGACGTCGCCGAGGTCTATGCGCCGTTTTCCAGTGTGGAGCTGCACGTCATTGAGGCGGCTGGCCTGGCGGAGAAGGGCAAGTCCCCGGAAGCTCTTGCCGCCGGCCAATTCACCTTGGGCTCAGACGGCCCAATCGTGAACCCGTCAGGGGGCACACAGTGCACCAATCCAATCGCCGTGACCGGGACGATCCGCGTCGGCGAGGCGGCAAACCAGGTCCGCGGCCGGGCCGGGGCTCATCAGGTACCCGGTGCCCGCATTGCGGTGGCCAGTGCCATCGGTGGAGACCACCAGTTTTATTCAACCATGGTGCTCAGCACCGATTTGGAAGGGATCTAG
- a CDS encoding IclR family transcriptional regulator — MKGDRLKRILNVLEHLAVDGPQTVTGVSTSLSLPVSSTHDLLKAMVKAGMASLTESGYVIGPGTARLAMKVQAQFSIVNVAGPELKKLVERIGFDIYLAVPTGTQVVYAARFRGRQGINIDIPLGMPLYRHATAVGKLFAAYDREILQALLAAPRAAHTSRTRTDTQEITKDLAAIRKRGISISREEAVVGITGIAVPICSPGGRIVAAAHVSALKGSLAGPRLNEVCSELRKSAATIEQPLTGGTAATPLKRQYSNQPGHPS, encoded by the coding sequence ATGAAAGGTGACCGTCTGAAGCGGATCTTGAATGTACTGGAGCACCTGGCAGTAGACGGCCCTCAAACTGTCACTGGAGTCAGCACCTCCCTTTCTCTTCCCGTGAGCAGCACCCATGACCTGCTGAAAGCCATGGTTAAGGCTGGCATGGCCTCGCTTACCGAATCCGGGTACGTCATAGGCCCGGGAACTGCCCGACTGGCCATGAAGGTTCAGGCGCAATTCAGCATTGTCAATGTCGCTGGACCCGAATTGAAAAAACTTGTCGAGCGCATCGGATTCGACATCTACCTTGCAGTCCCGACCGGAACCCAGGTCGTTTATGCTGCCAGGTTCCGCGGACGCCAGGGGATCAACATCGACATTCCGCTCGGGATGCCCCTGTACCGTCATGCAACCGCCGTTGGCAAGTTGTTCGCAGCCTACGACAGGGAGATCCTCCAGGCTTTGCTCGCCGCCCCGCGGGCGGCCCATACCTCACGGACCAGGACCGACACGCAAGAGATCACCAAGGACCTGGCGGCCATCAGGAAACGCGGAATCAGCATCTCAAGGGAAGAAGCCGTAGTCGGAATCACCGGCATCGCTGTTCCTATCTGCAGCCCCGGCGGAAGGATCGTAGCTGCTGCCCACGTCTCGGCGCTCAAGGGCTCCCTGGCAGGCCCCCGCCTGAATGAAGTGTGTTCAGAATTAAGAAAATCTGCCGCGACGATCGAACAACCCCTCACCGGTGGGACGGCGGCTACCCCGCTGAAACGCCAATATTCAAACCAGCCGGGCCACCCATCCTAA
- a CDS encoding substrate-binding domain-containing protein has product MISRKTRILGALGTSALLVAVTACASGTSTTVNDGGTPIVVGVPTSLTGPLGTYGKMIQEGLKAGLFCSTNGTNIVDGHPVSFDVQDDGGDATKALTSATGMVGRGENIIVGTSSSGISLQIGKFAEEQNVLFISGAAGTDEMTGLNENAFRSSRQAYQETAALASVLPNATGNVVILAQDYAFGQTYVKTATKILDKATVTPVLVPLNANEFTAYARRVVEAKPDLLIVVYYGDTSAAMWQALVQQKVLTSTKVATLLVEKKNWPVYGEAAKDITFVSHYFPGASDSELNKCLTEQAPGADLSTHDGFVTAQMVVHAIKTAGPDDVSGMIRALEGWSFEAPKGKMAIRASDHAMGQDLFLASLDNASGTQSASVKDTIPGDKIAPPENEIRK; this is encoded by the coding sequence ATGATTAGTCGCAAAACCCGCATCCTGGGTGCCCTTGGCACGTCGGCACTGCTCGTCGCGGTCACTGCTTGCGCGTCAGGCACCAGCACAACGGTCAATGACGGAGGTACACCCATAGTGGTGGGTGTACCGACGTCGTTGACCGGCCCACTCGGTACCTACGGGAAGATGATTCAGGAAGGTCTCAAGGCAGGCCTTTTCTGCAGCACGAACGGAACCAACATCGTCGACGGACATCCGGTTTCGTTCGACGTTCAGGACGATGGCGGAGATGCCACCAAGGCCCTCACCTCCGCGACCGGCATGGTTGGCAGGGGCGAGAACATAATCGTCGGTACGTCATCGTCCGGTATATCCCTGCAGATTGGGAAATTCGCCGAAGAGCAGAACGTGCTGTTCATTTCAGGCGCGGCGGGTACGGACGAAATGACGGGCTTGAATGAGAACGCTTTCCGCTCGTCGCGGCAGGCCTACCAAGAAACGGCCGCCCTCGCCAGCGTCCTCCCAAATGCCACCGGTAACGTAGTCATTCTCGCCCAAGACTATGCATTCGGGCAGACCTACGTAAAGACCGCGACTAAGATCCTTGACAAGGCGACCGTCACTCCGGTGCTTGTTCCGCTCAACGCTAATGAATTCACCGCGTATGCCCGCAGAGTCGTGGAAGCGAAGCCGGACCTGCTGATCGTCGTGTATTACGGCGATACCTCTGCGGCGATGTGGCAAGCCCTCGTCCAGCAAAAAGTGCTCACCTCTACAAAGGTGGCAACGCTCCTCGTCGAGAAGAAGAATTGGCCGGTCTACGGGGAGGCGGCAAAAGACATTACCTTCGTGAGCCATTACTTCCCGGGGGCTTCTGACAGCGAGCTGAACAAATGCCTCACAGAACAGGCACCTGGGGCTGACCTCTCGACTCACGACGGCTTCGTGACAGCCCAGATGGTCGTCCACGCCATTAAGACAGCAGGACCGGACGACGTGTCGGGCATGATTAGGGCGCTGGAGGGTTGGTCCTTCGAGGCCCCGAAGGGGAAGATGGCAATCCGCGCCTCAGATCATGCCATGGGTCAAGACCTGTTCCTTGCCTCCCTGGACAACGCTTCAGGAACCCAGTCGGCCTCGGTCAAAGACACCATTCCGGGTGACAAGATCGCACCGCCCGAGAACGAAATTAGGAAATGA
- a CDS encoding ABC transporter ATP-binding protein, with protein sequence MSTDMVKRATVLSARELSWHVGGFTIIDGVDLDVREGEFLSVIGPNGAGKSTLVNLLSGAVRPTAGSILLKDDDVTKLRAAHRVRRGIARTFQTSSLFEGLSVLENARLAAQANIRGSMNIFKAPSTNDGATSQARECLERVGLGRRAVDQVSDLPYGDKRKLEIALVLCSQPSVLLLDEPTAGVSAEDIDSMVDVVRAVHDSGTTVIMVEHRMDLVIDVSDRVAVMQSGQLLVCDIPAVVMADERVQAAYLGPEL encoded by the coding sequence GTGTCCACCGACATGGTGAAGCGGGCAACTGTGCTCAGCGCACGCGAATTGAGCTGGCACGTCGGCGGCTTCACGATCATTGATGGCGTCGATCTTGATGTACGCGAGGGAGAGTTTCTCTCGGTGATCGGCCCCAATGGGGCGGGCAAAAGCACCCTCGTGAACCTTTTATCGGGCGCAGTCCGGCCGACAGCCGGCTCGATCCTTCTCAAGGACGATGACGTCACGAAGCTTCGAGCCGCACACCGGGTTCGGAGAGGTATCGCCCGGACGTTCCAAACGTCGAGTCTGTTCGAAGGACTTTCGGTCCTGGAAAACGCGAGGTTAGCCGCGCAGGCAAACATCAGGGGCAGCATGAATATCTTCAAGGCTCCATCGACAAACGATGGAGCTACTTCCCAGGCGCGTGAGTGTCTTGAAAGGGTCGGTCTCGGGCGCCGGGCGGTAGACCAAGTATCCGATTTGCCTTACGGCGACAAGAGAAAGCTTGAGATCGCGCTTGTGTTGTGCAGCCAGCCAAGCGTCCTGCTTCTGGACGAACCGACCGCCGGTGTTTCTGCGGAAGACATCGACTCAATGGTCGATGTCGTCCGCGCCGTGCACGATTCAGGAACTACGGTGATTATGGTTGAACACCGAATGGACCTGGTGATCGACGTCTCCGATCGGGTTGCGGTAATGCAGAGCGGCCAATTACTCGTCTGCGACATTCCTGCAGTTGTCATGGCTGACGAACGCGTCCAAGCGGCCTATCTGGGGCCGGAACTATGA
- a CDS encoding ABC transporter ATP-binding protein, giving the protein MKASAEPTEPLLSVRDLHVYRGEAHVLHGVSFDVKPNRVTALLGRNGSGKTTTLLAILGILKAKGSIRIAGEETIGRSTDMLVREGIGFVPEDREVFTRLTVAENLRLAARSAESAERLRRVHELFPDLLKRSQQRAGSLSGGQQQMIAIARAMLNRNRLLLVDEPSKGLAPIVVTDMVAALENAATDSTVLLVEQNVRVAQRLATDAVVLDHGKVVFAGPMSELVADPEMTRLYLGVSGATRVSKLDVRTTNLSNG; this is encoded by the coding sequence ATGAAAGCGTCAGCCGAGCCTACGGAGCCGCTACTCAGCGTGCGGGACCTGCACGTCTACCGTGGTGAGGCTCATGTGCTCCACGGGGTCTCTTTCGATGTAAAACCCAACCGCGTCACGGCCCTGCTCGGGCGCAACGGTTCGGGAAAGACCACCACCCTTCTCGCGATTCTTGGAATCCTTAAGGCGAAGGGAAGTATCCGGATCGCCGGTGAAGAGACGATCGGCCGATCGACCGACATGCTCGTCCGCGAGGGTATTGGGTTTGTTCCCGAAGACAGGGAAGTTTTCACTCGCCTCACTGTCGCCGAAAACCTCAGACTCGCGGCACGGTCAGCGGAATCAGCTGAACGACTTAGGCGAGTTCATGAACTGTTTCCGGACTTGCTCAAGCGCAGCCAACAGCGCGCAGGATCCCTCTCGGGCGGCCAGCAGCAGATGATCGCGATTGCCCGGGCCATGCTGAATCGGAACCGACTGCTCCTAGTCGACGAGCCAAGCAAGGGTCTTGCTCCGATCGTCGTGACTGACATGGTCGCTGCCCTTGAAAATGCGGCAACCGACTCGACTGTTCTACTTGTCGAGCAGAACGTCAGAGTCGCCCAGCGGCTGGCGACCGACGCCGTCGTGCTCGATCACGGAAAGGTCGTATTTGCCGGGCCTATGAGCGAATTGGTAGCCGATCCTGAAATGACACGCCTGTATCTGGGTGTATCGGGCGCTACACGCGTGAGCAAACTCGACGTCCGAACCACGAATCTTTCGAACGGATAA
- a CDS encoding branched-chain amino acid ABC transporter permease, with translation MTTTVVILITSLGVAGLYFLVSSGLSLIFGLMDVLNLAHGAFFGVGGYVAWTTMEYFPVPSLVLRFIIAVLAAALVGFLGGVLIEKIMIARNYGDHLAQILVTLGLAFALQGLFAGLFTHFPRQLKQPEWFRDVVSIAGAEIPNSILLIIGGALIVLVALLWFLNSTPFGLVIRAGVENRQMVRALGIRVERTFTVVFGIGALVAAIGGALGSVFYNGITPSLGQSQLIFAFIVVIIGGLGSVAGTAVAAVLVAFIQQLVNFYLSTGLGDIAVVALLAAVLLIRPQGLFGRTA, from the coding sequence ATGACTACTACCGTCGTTATTCTCATCACGAGTCTCGGGGTTGCCGGGCTCTACTTCCTCGTCTCCTCCGGGCTCTCTTTGATCTTCGGCCTGATGGACGTCCTCAACCTCGCCCACGGTGCGTTCTTCGGTGTCGGCGGGTACGTCGCCTGGACAACAATGGAATATTTCCCGGTTCCGTCGCTTGTATTGCGCTTCATCATTGCCGTGCTCGCCGCTGCGCTGGTAGGTTTCCTGGGCGGAGTGCTGATCGAGAAGATCATGATCGCCCGCAACTATGGTGATCACCTCGCTCAGATCCTCGTGACGCTTGGGCTCGCCTTCGCACTGCAAGGCCTCTTCGCCGGGCTCTTCACACACTTCCCGCGGCAGCTGAAGCAGCCGGAGTGGTTTAGGGATGTGGTCTCCATCGCAGGCGCGGAAATTCCCAATAGCATCTTGCTGATCATTGGCGGTGCCCTCATCGTGCTGGTCGCTCTGCTCTGGTTCCTTAATTCCACGCCGTTCGGTCTCGTTATCCGCGCCGGAGTTGAGAACCGGCAGATGGTACGTGCCCTGGGTATCCGCGTGGAACGCACGTTTACGGTCGTCTTTGGCATCGGTGCTTTAGTCGCTGCCATAGGTGGTGCTCTTGGTTCCGTTTTCTATAACGGTATTACACCGAGCCTGGGCCAGAGCCAGCTGATTTTCGCATTCATCGTAGTTATCATCGGCGGTCTGGGTTCGGTCGCAGGTACTGCAGTCGCCGCGGTGCTTGTGGCGTTCATCCAACAGCTGGTGAATTTTTACCTGAGCACTGGCCTTGGTGACATTGCCGTTGTTGCATTGCTCGCTGCGGTTCTGCTCATTCGGCCCCAAGGCCTGTTCGGAAGGACGGCATGA
- a CDS encoding branched-chain amino acid ABC transporter permease has protein sequence MNTSIIADTSRPSPTLKPRSLLKGQRPSPAILIGASAFALFAVFPILNVTVPILLPGPLSSPASLLIIAVGLVYAGLAISYDVVFGYTGLLSAGHAMVFAISMYGTNIVMGQGFNYWIAAGLAVLLSTGVAAGLGALSLRVKGLAFTMVTLAFAEALFILLLTDSFDISGGDEGLPLVFKQVPGLLANARDARWLYWLALLFAVFAYVLALIAIRSRAGRVWQAIRENESRVESLGMVPYGYKLMAFVFSGFLAAIGGSVFLLVVRGANPSSASVQFSLALIVMVVIGGKGRLWGAAIGGLLYVIITYRLPELSTSGVLDGLPTGVANVLAEPFFILGLFFVLIVLFAPKGLVGVVDAVAARQRRGRKTRSRQADDIRRNPTLTAEEEKA, from the coding sequence ATGAACACATCTATCATCGCTGACACGTCGCGTCCGTCGCCAACGTTGAAGCCAAGGTCTCTGCTCAAGGGACAGCGCCCATCGCCTGCCATCCTCATCGGCGCCTCCGCCTTCGCGCTCTTTGCCGTGTTCCCAATACTCAATGTCACCGTGCCAATCCTGCTGCCTGGGCCATTATCCAGCCCGGCTTCTCTCCTCATCATTGCCGTGGGGCTTGTATACGCTGGGCTGGCTATTTCGTATGATGTCGTTTTTGGTTACACGGGGCTCCTCAGCGCAGGGCACGCGATGGTGTTCGCGATCTCGATGTACGGCACCAACATCGTCATGGGTCAAGGGTTCAATTACTGGATCGCGGCTGGGTTGGCGGTTCTGTTGTCGACAGGCGTCGCAGCAGGTCTCGGGGCTCTCTCACTTCGGGTAAAAGGCTTGGCCTTCACCATGGTGACGCTGGCTTTCGCCGAAGCGCTGTTCATCTTGCTTCTGACGGATTCATTCGATATTTCCGGTGGCGATGAAGGGCTCCCGTTGGTCTTCAAGCAGGTTCCGGGGCTATTGGCCAATGCGAGGGACGCCCGGTGGCTCTACTGGCTGGCCTTGCTCTTCGCCGTCTTCGCCTACGTGCTCGCGCTAATTGCCATACGGTCCCGCGCCGGACGCGTCTGGCAGGCCATCCGCGAAAACGAATCGCGTGTCGAGTCCCTGGGCATGGTTCCCTATGGTTACAAACTGATGGCGTTCGTCTTCAGTGGTTTTCTCGCCGCGATAGGCGGATCTGTCTTCCTGCTTGTTGTGCGCGGCGCTAACCCGTCCAGCGCATCAGTACAGTTCAGCCTTGCACTGATTGTGATGGTGGTTATTGGCGGGAAAGGTCGGTTGTGGGGCGCGGCCATCGGTGGACTCCTGTATGTGATCATCACGTATCGGCTCCCTGAGCTTTCGACCTCCGGCGTTCTAGACGGCCTACCTACGGGCGTCGCCAACGTTCTTGCCGAGCCCTTCTTCATTCTTGGCCTGTTCTTCGTGCTTATCGTGTTGTTCGCACCGAAGGGCCTCGTCGGGGTCGTCGATGCCGTTGCGGCGCGTCAAAGAAGGGGCAGGAAAACACGGAGCCGCCAGGCTGACGACATACGGCGGAATCCAACGCTTACTGCCGAGGAGGAAAAGGCATGA
- a CDS encoding thiamine pyrophosphate-dependent enzyme, whose product MKTGTVSPIGRHELKVSQVLNESGELVGELPGIADDRLADMFRLMCLGRRLDQKAIALQRRGKLGTYPPLSGQEAASVGSAFAMNLDIDYFVPQYREQLAMFHWGLPLSTYLLNRMGHPAGADLPANGRLWPQQVALAAHLPHAVGQAWGLQLQGKPGVVLTQFGDGASNEGDFHEALNIAGVHNVPVVFVCQNNGWAISIPWEKQSAATSVAQRAAGYGFPGVTVDGNDVFAVYAAVAQARARAERGEGPTLIEARCTRMGAHSTADDPTRYVPADYVAEAERRDPIKRFRIWLASRGLWDDDREQLCIQWCDEQIEEAVRAFDATPRPDPETIFDHVVAHPDLRLRRQRDEFRKMQEKL is encoded by the coding sequence ATGAAAACCGGTACCGTATCTCCAATTGGCCGGCACGAACTGAAGGTTTCGCAGGTACTCAACGAATCCGGAGAGTTGGTGGGCGAGCTCCCCGGGATCGCCGATGACAGGCTTGCCGACATGTTTCGCCTGATGTGCCTTGGTCGACGCCTCGATCAGAAGGCCATAGCCCTGCAGCGTCGGGGCAAGCTGGGAACATATCCTCCATTGTCGGGCCAAGAAGCGGCCTCGGTCGGCAGCGCGTTCGCGATGAACCTCGACATCGACTATTTTGTTCCGCAGTATCGCGAGCAACTCGCGATGTTCCATTGGGGCCTGCCGCTCTCCACCTACCTGCTCAATCGGATGGGACATCCGGCCGGCGCGGACCTTCCGGCAAACGGACGGTTATGGCCCCAGCAGGTCGCTCTCGCGGCGCACCTGCCACATGCCGTCGGGCAAGCCTGGGGTTTGCAGTTGCAGGGGAAGCCGGGGGTTGTGTTGACCCAATTCGGCGACGGCGCCTCCAATGAAGGTGATTTCCACGAGGCACTCAACATCGCCGGCGTGCATAACGTGCCCGTTGTGTTCGTCTGCCAAAACAACGGGTGGGCCATCTCCATCCCTTGGGAGAAGCAATCGGCAGCCACATCCGTGGCCCAGCGCGCCGCGGGCTATGGCTTTCCGGGAGTCACAGTCGACGGCAACGATGTATTCGCCGTCTACGCAGCGGTAGCCCAAGCCCGTGCCCGGGCTGAACGAGGAGAGGGCCCAACACTTATCGAGGCCCGCTGCACTCGAATGGGAGCCCACTCCACAGCTGACGATCCCACGCGCTACGTGCCGGCTGACTATGTTGCGGAGGCGGAGCGGCGGGATCCGATCAAGCGCTTCCGTATATGGCTCGCATCACGAGGACTGTGGGACGACGATCGGGAACAGCTTTGCATCCAGTGGTGCGACGAGCAGATCGAGGAGGCAGTGCGCGCCTTTGATGCAACTCCTCGCCCCGATCCCGAGACAATCTTTGACCACGTCGTCGCGCACCCCGACCTGCGTCTGCGCAGGCAGCGCGACGAGTTCAGGAAGATGCAGGAGAAGCTATGA